The stretch of DNA TCAACAACGATACCCCTGAAAACAGGGCATTAAATAGAAGAGTAGAGATCATTATCGAGAACACCAAATATTAATAACAAACAGACAACAACAAACAGGCCGCAGAATAAGCATACCGCAAGCTAACCGGATAAACCCGACATGCAGATTGCTTGGATTAAACCTTCGTCTCTGAATGGTTTGTCGAGGAATGCATCTACGTGATGTTCTTTGAGTGATTGCCTCTGGCGTTCGCTCATAAAGCCGCTCGCTATGATAATTTTTATATCTTTGCGTATCTTTCTCATTTCTTTAAGAACTTCATTGCCCTTCATCCCAGGCATTATCATATCAAGGATCACAAGATCTATGGTATGATGAGATTCTTTAAAGATATTGATTGCTTCAATACCGTTTCTTGCTTCAATAACCTGCACTCCTTCCCCGGTAAGTACACCCTTAAGAAATTCCCGTATAACATCTTCATCATCGACAATAAGAATCCGTGATCCTGCTTTAATGTGGTTTTTTGTCACACCTTCTTTTGATACTTCGTTTTCTGTTCTTAATATATTTAGGGGGAGATAAATAATAAATGCTGTCCCCTTTCCCTCTTCACTGTCAACCTCTATGAACCCCCCATGATCATTGATCGTCTTCCTCACAAGATAAAGGCCCATCCCCACATTATTATCTTTTGTCTTTGTGCTGAAATAGGGTTCAAAGATCCTTTTTTTGAGTTCTTCGGTCATTCCCGGTCCTGAATCCTTGATTTCGATAACAACAAATCCTCTCCCGTCTTGCGTATATTTGCGTTCAGTGATTACGTTCAATTGACCCGCTCCGTTCATTGCATCTTTTGCGTTGATAAAGATGTTAAGTAATGCGTTCTGCATCTCTGCCTCATCTCCTTGGGTTGGAGGGAGCTCCTCACACAGGCGCTTATTAACTTCAATATCTTTATAGCTTACCTCGATCAGGAAAACTAAATCATTAAGTATGGCATTAACGTCCACGATACCAACCCGTCTCGCCTGCCTTCTTGAAAAGCTTAAAAGACGCTGGGTGAGTTTTGCAGCCCCTTGAGCAGAATTTTCTATGGCTGTCGTATATTTTAATAATTTATCATCATGTTTGAGAAAATTTTTCATGAGAGAGGCATATCCAAGTATGCCGGTTAAGAGATTATTGAAGTCATGCGCAATGCCACTGGCAAGAAGGCTGAGACTTTCCACTTTCCCCTTCTGTAGTGTTTGTTGATTCTCAATATTTTCCTCAAGGATATCGCGTAAAATAACACATTTCATATGCCCATCTTCCGGGTGTTCTCCCTTCAACGGAGAGCATCTCATATTGAACACTTTATATTCATGACCCTTAAGATACTCAACTTTTCCATCAAGCGGTTTCTCAGTTGTAATGAGGTCGTTATCAAGGCCATTAAAGATATTGCTGAATTTTTCACCAACTAAATGGTTCTTCTCGCTTTTAAATTCATCCTCAGCCTTTTTATTCGCATAGCAGATGGTACCATTTCTGTCCAATAAAAACAGTGGATCAGGAAACTCGTCCAGCATTTTTTCATAGAGCATGCTATGGGTTTTGCTTTCTACTGGCGAAAGTGTCTTTTGGGGGAGAAAGAGCAATTTATTAAATACATCGCATATCATTCTCAATTCTCTGAGAAAAGGTTCGTCAAATGTCTTGTGTAGTCTTTTCCCTAACATCAGGTAACCGACAATATCCATTTTATTTTTCAGCGGGTACACATAGAGAATGCCGTAACCAAAGACATTATTGAGGAGAGAAGGGGACATGGCACCGGCACACATAGTATTAACTACATCTGAATCAAGATTATCATCAGAATTTTCAATGCTGAAGAACCCGTATTTGCCGGCATCGCCGTTGTTTATTGAAACCCTGCAGACCTCAAAGAGCATTTCTTCTACAAGTATTTCAGGGCCATGAGTAATAAAATTTTTTTCTTTCTCTAAGCACTGCAGCAGGCGCATTATAACAGAATAATTATTTACTGTCCTTTCGTAAAAATCCCATTGATAACTTATCGCTTCAGATATGAGTTTATCGGTTATCATCAACAATTGATATTTAAAACCTCCATATGTTTTTTAATTTCCCTTTCAATATTTTCTTTTTCTTTTAATAAGATAAGGCTTTCCGGGTCTGCATGATAATCGGGGTTGAGAAGGAACCTGTCTG from Pseudomonadota bacterium encodes:
- a CDS encoding response regulator, with the protein product MITDKLISEAISYQWDFYERTVNNYSVIMRLLQCLEKEKNFITHGPEILVEEMLFEVCRVSINNGDAGKYGFFSIENSDDNLDSDVVNTMCAGAMSPSLLNNVFGYGILYVYPLKNKMDIVGYLMLGKRLHKTFDEPFLRELRMICDVFNKLLFLPQKTLSPVESKTHSMLYEKMLDEFPDPLFLLDRNGTICYANKKAEDEFKSEKNHLVGEKFSNIFNGLDNDLITTEKPLDGKVEYLKGHEYKVFNMRCSPLKGEHPEDGHMKCVILRDILEENIENQQTLQKGKVESLSLLASGIAHDFNNLLTGILGYASLMKNFLKHDDKLLKYTTAIENSAQGAAKLTQRLLSFSRRQARRVGIVDVNAILNDLVFLIEVSYKDIEVNKRLCEELPPTQGDEAEMQNALLNIFINAKDAMNGAGQLNVITERKYTQDGRGFVVIEIKDSGPGMTEELKKRIFEPYFSTKTKDNNVGMGLYLVRKTINDHGGFIEVDSEEGKGTAFIIYLPLNILRTENEVSKEGVTKNHIKAGSRILIVDDEDVIREFLKGVLTGEGVQVIEARNGIEAINIFKESHHTIDLVILDMIMPGMKGNEVLKEMRKIRKDIKIIIASGFMSERQRQSLKEHHVDAFLDKPFRDEGLIQAICMSGLSG